The following coding sequences lie in one Rutidosis leptorrhynchoides isolate AG116_Rl617_1_P2 chromosome 6, CSIRO_AGI_Rlap_v1, whole genome shotgun sequence genomic window:
- the LOC139853776 gene encoding uncharacterized mitochondrial protein AtMg00810-like, protein MFVKSEKNIFVVLLVYVDGIVITGNDVHEIKKIKQFLSSKFLIKDLGVLKYFLGIEVLKTKTEICLSQRKYCLELLSQFDLLGCKPAPTPLESDLPSYSVHLLSQFMHSPLNSHFKCALRLLRYLKGAPGLGVHISKSVDMGLVAYVDSYWGKACMVRKSVTGFCGFLNGSTVSWKSKKQSTVSRSSAEAEYRALADVTCEIIWILKLLDEFKHNSIIPVKIFVDNKAAIKIASNLVFHEKTKHFEIDLHYIREKLSFGIIQVEAIQCCTRCSWSCCCISVSAFKFLCDYSDHTIVCSWSVTHLPMRPINMVALFNMLVIGFVNCWQTAFAHGGGIVMAIFAVTISRIR, encoded by the exons ATGTTTGTGAAATCTGAAAAGAACATATTTGTTGTTCTTCTTGTTTATGTTGATGGCATTGTGATTACTGGGAATGATGTGcatgaaataaaaaaaatcaaacagTTTCTCAGTTCAAAGTTTCTTATAAAGGATTTAGGAGTTTTAAAGTATTTTTTGGGAATAGAAGTATTAAAAACTAAAACTGAAATTTGTTTGTCACAAAGAAAGTATTGTCTTGAATTGTTATCTCAGTTTGATTTGCTTGGGTGTAAGCCTGCACCAACTCCTTTGGAGTCTG ACCTGCCATCTTATTCTGTACATTTGTTGAGTCAGTTCATGCATTCTCCACTAAATTCACATTTTAAATGTGCTTTGAGACTTTTGAGATATCTTAAAGGTGCACCAGGTTTAGGAGTTCATATTTCTAAATCTGTTGATATGGGTTTAGTTGCTTATGTGGATTCATATTGGGGTAAAGCATGTATGGTTAGAAAATCTGTAACAGGATTCTGTGGGTTCTTGAATGGTTCCACGGTCTCATGGAAAAGTAAAAAACAAAGTACAGTCTCAAGATCATCAGCAGAGGCTGAATACAGGGCATTGGCTGATGTTACTTGTGAGATCATATGGATTCTGAAGCTACTTGATGAATTTAAACACAACTCTATTATACCAGTAAAAATCTTTGTTGATAATAAAGCTGCTATAAAAATAGCATCTAATCTTGTGTTTCACGAAAAAACAAAACATTTTGAAATTGACTTGCACTATATAAGAGAGAAGCTGTCTTTCGGTATTATTCAG GTTGAAGCTATTCAATGTTGCACTAGATGTAGCTGGTCTTGCTGCTGCATTTCTGTTTCAGCTTTCAAG TTTCTGTGTGATTATTCTGATCATACTATTGTTTGTTCATGGTCTGTCACACATCTACCAATGAGGCCTATTAACATGGTTGCACTCTTCAACATGCTTGTTATTGGATTTGTAAACTGCTGGCAAACTGCATTTGCTCATGGTGGCGGAATCGTAATGGCTATTTTTGCTGTGACAATAAGTAGAATCAGATAA